The Pseudomonas viciae genomic interval CGGCAATTATTTCAAGAACCGCGGCGACCGCGCCGACTGGATCCTGGCGAGCAAGATCGCCGGCCCTGGCAACACCATCGACTACATCCGCGACAAAAACCTCAAGCACAACCGCCAGCACATCGTCGAAGCCGTGGATGCCAGCCTCAAGCGCCTGCAAACCGACTGGATCGATCTTTACCAGTTGCACTGGCCGGAACGCAGCACCAACTTCTTTGGCCAGCTGGGCTACCAGCACAAGGCCGACGAGGACTTCACCCCGTTGGAGGAAACCCTCGAAGCTCTGGACGAACAGGTCCGGGCCGGCAAGATCCGCCACATCGGCCTGTCCAACGAAACGCCGTGGGGCACCATGAAATTCCTCGCCCTGGCCGAGGCCCGTGGCTGGCCGCGAGCGGTGTCGATCCAGAATCCGTACAACCTGCTCAACCGCAGCTTCGAAGTCGGCCTCGCGGAAATCGCCATCCGCGAACAGTGCGGCCTGCTGGCCTACTCGCCCCTGGCATTCGGCTTCCTGTCGGGCAAATACGAAAACGGTGCACGGCCAGCCAAGGGTCGCCTGACGCTCTATAGCCGCTTCATGCGCTACTTCAATCCGCAATCGGAAGCGGCGTGCAGCCGTTATGTGGCGTTGGCCCGCGAACATGGCCTGGACCCGGCCCAGATGGCCCTGGCGTTCGTCACGCAGCAACCGTTCGTGACCAGCAACATCATTGGCGCCACCACGCTGGAGCAACTGGACAGCAACATTGCCAGCTTCGACCTGAAGCTGTCGGATGAAGTGCTGGCGGGGATCGAGGCGATCCACAAGGATCAGCCGAACCCGGCGCCTTGATTGCCCGGTAAAAAGCCTTCGCGAGCAAGCCCGCTCCCACAGAGGGGCTGTGTCGATCACGAAATAGTGCTCAGACACAAATCCCCTGTGGGAGCGGGCTTGCTCGCGAAGGCAATCTTGAATTCACCCCATAATCAAAGCGACCGCGCAATAATCTCCTTCATGATTTCATTGGTCCCGGCATAGATCCGCTGCACCCGCGCATCCGCCCACGCCCGGGCAATCGGGTATTCCCACATGAAGCCGTAGCCGCCGTGCAACTGCACGCATTCGTCGAGCACCCTGCATTGCAGGTCGGTGCCCCAGTACTTGGCCATTGCCGCCGTCGGCACGTCGAGCTTGCCTTGCAGGTGCAGTTCCAGGCAGCGGTCGACGAAAACCCGGCCGATCTGGATCTCGGTGGCCATTTCCGCCAGCTTGAAGCGAGTGTTCTGGAAGTCCGCGATGGATTTGCCAAACGCCTTGCGCTCGCGGGTGTAGTCCAACGTCCATTGCAACGCCGCTTCGGCCGAGGCCAGGCCTGCGATGGCAACGGTCAAGCGCTCCTGAGGGAGTTCCTGCATCAAGTAGGCGAAGCCCATTCCAGCCTGCCCGAGCAGGTTTTCCCTCGGCACGCGAACGTCCTGGAAGAACAATTCCGAGGTGTCCTGAGCCTTCATTCCGACTTTTTCCAGGCGCTTGCCCTTTTCGAAGCCAGGCGTGCCCGCCTCCACCAGGAACAGACTGGTGCCCTTGGCGCCAGCCTTGGGGTCAGTCTTGGCGACCACGATCACCAGATCGGCCAGGAAGCCATTGGTAATGAAGGTTTTCGAGCCGTTGATCACGTATTCATCACCGTCCAGCACTGCCGTGGTCTTCACGCCCTGCAGGTCGGAACCGGCGCCCGGCTCGGTCATGGCGATGGCCGTGACCATCTCCCCAGACACCAGTTTGGGCAGGTACTTGAGCTTCAGCGCTTCACTGCCGTAATGCAGG includes:
- a CDS encoding NADP(H)-dependent aldo-keto reductase, whose protein sequence is MDYRQLGRTDLNVSALCLGTMTWGEQNSEAEAFAQIERAKGAGINFIDTAEMYPVPPKAETYATTERYIGNYFKNRGDRADWILASKIAGPGNTIDYIRDKNLKHNRQHIVEAVDASLKRLQTDWIDLYQLHWPERSTNFFGQLGYQHKADEDFTPLEETLEALDEQVRAGKIRHIGLSNETPWGTMKFLALAEARGWPRAVSIQNPYNLLNRSFEVGLAEIAIREQCGLLAYSPLAFGFLSGKYENGARPAKGRLTLYSRFMRYFNPQSEAACSRYVALAREHGLDPAQMALAFVTQQPFVTSNIIGATTLEQLDSNIASFDLKLSDEVLAGIEAIHKDQPNPAP
- a CDS encoding acyl-CoA dehydrogenase family protein, which translates into the protein MIPRTLFAPEHELFRDSVRTFLEKEAVPYHSQWEKQGHVDRQLWNKAGEAGMLCSHLPEAYGGLDADFLYSTVVIEEIGRLGLTGIGFSLHSDIVAPYILHYGSEALKLKYLPKLVSGEMVTAIAMTEPGAGSDLQGVKTTAVLDGDEYVINGSKTFITNGFLADLVIVVAKTDPKAGAKGTSLFLVEAGTPGFEKGKRLEKVGMKAQDTSELFFQDVRVPRENLLGQAGMGFAYLMQELPQERLTVAIAGLASAEAALQWTLDYTRERKAFGKSIADFQNTRFKLAEMATEIQIGRVFVDRCLELHLQGKLDVPTAAMAKYWGTDLQCRVLDECVQLHGGYGFMWEYPIARAWADARVQRIYAGTNEIMKEIIARSL